A genomic region of Xanthomonas campestris pv. phormiicola contains the following coding sequences:
- the grxD gene encoding Grx4 family monothiol glutaredoxin, whose product MQVMERIQADVEHHPIVLFMKGTPQYPMCGFSSRALQALLAAGADRLHTVNVLDEPEIRANLPRYSNWPTFPQLFIHGELIGGCDITMELFESGELQRIVAEAYQP is encoded by the coding sequence ATGCAGGTGATGGAGCGCATCCAGGCCGACGTCGAACACCACCCCATCGTGTTGTTCATGAAGGGCACGCCGCAGTACCCGATGTGCGGTTTTTCCAGCCGCGCGCTGCAGGCCCTGTTGGCCGCCGGCGCCGACCGGCTGCACACCGTCAACGTGCTAGACGAACCGGAGATCCGCGCCAATCTGCCGCGCTATTCGAACTGGCCGACGTTCCCGCAGCTGTTCATCCACGGCGAACTGATCGGCGGCTGCGACATCACCATGGAACTGTTCGAATCCGGCGAGTTGCAGCGCATCGTGGCCGAGGCCTACCAGCCGTGA
- a CDS encoding SDR family NAD(P)-dependent oxidoreductase: MTAEPTPQAGALAQRVVLVCGAAGGLGSAAALACAQAGATVVLLGHKPARLNRVYDAIAEIGAQPLLYPLDLLGATPEDYATLAERVRAELGRLDGVLHCAADFVGLTPFEHADPAQFARAIHVNLTAPGWLTQACLPLLKQAPDAAIVFALDDPARVGQAYWGGYGAAQHGRRGLLTSLHGELAASTVRVAGLQPGPMRSALRARAYTHQEDFDAVDPAHYAAACVELLSPAGAAHRGAIWNPLA; the protein is encoded by the coding sequence GTGACAGCGGAGCCGACGCCGCAAGCGGGCGCGCTGGCGCAGCGCGTGGTGCTGGTGTGCGGCGCCGCCGGCGGGCTGGGCAGCGCCGCGGCGCTGGCCTGCGCCCAGGCCGGCGCCACGGTGGTGCTGCTCGGGCACAAGCCGGCGCGCTTGAACCGGGTCTACGACGCCATCGCCGAGATCGGCGCACAGCCGCTGCTGTATCCGCTGGACCTGCTCGGCGCCACGCCGGAAGACTACGCGACGCTGGCCGAGCGGGTGCGGGCCGAGCTTGGGCGCCTGGACGGGGTGCTGCACTGCGCCGCCGATTTCGTCGGCCTGACCCCATTCGAGCACGCCGATCCGGCGCAGTTCGCGCGCGCCATCCACGTCAACCTGACCGCCCCGGGCTGGCTGACCCAGGCCTGCCTGCCGCTGCTGAAGCAGGCGCCGGACGCGGCGATCGTGTTCGCGCTCGACGACCCGGCGCGCGTCGGCCAGGCCTACTGGGGCGGCTACGGCGCGGCCCAGCACGGCCGCCGCGGCCTGCTGACGAGCCTGCACGGCGAACTGGCCGCCTCGACGGTGCGCGTGGCCGGATTGCAACCCGGGCCGATGCGCAGCGCGCTGCGCGCGCGCGCCTACACCCACCAGGAAGACTTCGACGCGGTCGATCCGGCGCACTACGCCGCCGCCTGCGTGGAACTGCTGTCGCCCGCCGGCGCCGCGCACCGCGGCGCGATCTGGAATCCCCTGGCATGA